In Daphnia magna isolate NIES linkage group LG7, ASM2063170v1.1, whole genome shotgun sequence, a single genomic region encodes these proteins:
- the LOC116926084 gene encoding verprolin isoform X1: protein MHRRLRQVLDVGSIETATGNDDQLQPKDRNDHMDQIQDGGGGGDGETTGGHQGGRATTPRGGRQERNNKTTTTTTTTASVALADNGDVVVVKRRSVFEREHSAVSCDKAVDKAVDKAVDKANTNAANRRSGEFSSTFKNRLSTFELTEAASAAAPSRVTPDRDPHFKNKLATFHKVGEPTSVSAAPHMPPLPASTTATTATTATTAAAIEMEKPNFKAKLAAFRQVEEKASSAKVMPATKATKPAITAAKPLQLKPLSAKPAPFVRTLPSTVTGPPRPASPSPSPSPPPPALPLPLPLPLPLSLSPPPAQEQTNVEAAVIHPEPIYANSSVAMAGSSSMSSSSSCGHQPVESQSLYPSGRRGSLHRHFVAAGGQVADVESSSDCTEDEGIRSLSPHGGTPSPTPTLPTLPTPNGMQPLPPPLPLHPPVGYSPYNLQQQQQQRDMECQAEIAESSSSSSSCGSSVPPQMAWLPPAEAIVWDDWVDLGAVVQNAAPPSEKPPPPPVSSNPTDSHVEVDIHVVGHHSTRTTSTSTPTTCSTTPTTSTTSTAASHQQVIRRENERTSGMEPAGIRQELRKRRSDFLGFDVNAMEEDAKELADAIPPPPDLKTLLRNSATDYRPSEFGLAEWQPPREEELARKEREIIETLEKEEQERTARSSRSSSLAASGGGLACTTAACTTAASPPTTGSNTK from the exons ATGCATCGAAGATTACGTCAAGTACTCGACGTCGGTTCTATCGAAACAGCAACAGGAAACGACGACCAGTTGCAGCCGAAAGATCGAAACGACCACATGGACCAAATCCAG GACGGAGGCGGAGGAGGTGATGGCGAAACGACAGGAGGCCACCAAGGCGGACGAGCCACGACCCCCCGAGGCGGACGACAGGAACGAAACAacaagacgacgacgacgacgacgacgaccgCGTCAG TTGCACTCGCAGATAACGGCGATGTAGTGGTGGTGAAACGACGGTCGGTGTTTGAACGAGAACATTCGGCCGTGTCGTGCGATAAGGCCGTCGATAAGGCCGTCGATAAGGCCGTCGATAAGGCCAACACGAACGCGGCTAATCGCAGGTCGGGCGAATTCTCGTCCACTTTCAAGAACCGACTGTCGACGTTCGAGTTGACGGAAGCGGCCAGCGCAGCGGCGCCGAGTCGCGTCACCCCCGATCGAGATCCGCATTTCAAGAACAAATTGGCCACGTTTCATAAGGTGGGCGAGCCAACAAGCGTCTCAGCTGCCCCTCACATGCCTCCACTACCGgcatcaacaacagcaacaacagcaacaacagcaacaacagctgCTGCAATCGAAATGGAGAAGCCCAATTTCAAAGCGAAATTGGCCGCCTTCCGGCAAGTGGAGGAGAAGGCGTCGTCGGCCAAAGTGATGCCGGCCACCAAGGCCACCAAACCGGCCATCACAGCGGCCAAGCCGCTCCAGTTGAAGCCGCTTTCGGCTAAACCAGCGCCGTTCGTCCGCACGCTTCCGTCGACGGTGACTGGCCCACCCCGGCCGGCATCGCCATCGCCATCGCCATCGCCTCCACCTCCTGCGCTTCCACTTCCACTTCCACTTCCACTTCCACTTTCGCTTTCACCTCCACCTGCACAAGAACAAACCAACGTCGAAGCTGCAGTGATCCATCCGGAACCGATTTACGCCAACTCGTCGGTGGCCATGGCCGGATCGTCGTCGATGTCGTCGTCCTCGTCTTGCGGACATCAGCCAGTCGAATCGCAATCGCTTTATCCGTCTGGCCGTCGCGGCAGTCTCCACCGACATTTCGTTGCGGCTGGTGGGCAAGTGGCCGACGTGGAATCGTCTTCCGACTGCACCGAAGACGAAGGCATCCGCTCTCTGTCGCCTCACGGTGGCACCCCGTCACCCACTCCAACGCTACCTACGCTACCTACGCCCAATGGCATGCagcccttgcctccccctctTCCGCTACATCCGCCTGTTGGATATTCTCCCTACAACttacagcagcagcagcagcaacg TGACATGGAATGCCAAGCTGAAATTGCggaatcttcttcttcttcttcttcgtgcGGCTCATCTGTGCCACCTCAAATGGCGTGGCTGCCTCCAGCGGAG GCTATTGTATGGGACGATTGGGTAGACTTGGGCGCAGTGGTACAAAACGCGGCGCCACCTTCTGAGAAACCCCCTCCTCCCCCCGTCTCGTCCAATCCGACTGACTCTCACGTTGAGGTTGACATTCACGTTGTTGGCCATCATTCGACTCGTACTACTTCGACTTCGACTCCTACCACTTGTTCTACTACTCCCACTACTTCTACCACTTCTACGGCCGCTAGCCATCAACAg gTGATTCGACGCGAAAATGAACGCACCAGTGGGATGGAACCGGCCGGAATTCGCCAAGAATTGCGCAAACGTCGCTCGGATTTCCTCGGCTTTGACGTCAACGCCATGGAAGAAG ATGCCAAAGAACTGGCGGACGCCATTCCCCCTCCGCCCGATTTGAAAACGCTTTTACGCAACTCGGCCACCGATTACAGGCCGTCTGAATTCGGGCTGGCCGAGTGGCAACCTCCGCGCGAAGAAGAGCTGGCCCGCAAGGAGCGAGAGATCATCGAGACGCTGGAAAAGGAGGAACAGGAACGGACGGCTCGATCGTCTCGATCGTCTTCGCTCGCTGCCAGCGGCGGCGGCCTGGCCTGCACAACAGCGGCCTGCACAACAGCAGCGTCGCCTCCGACAACGGGGTCGAATACGAAATGA
- the LOC116926084 gene encoding translation initiation factor IF-2 isoform X2: MHRRLRQVLDVGSIETATGNDDQLQPKDRNDHMDQIQDGGGGGDGETTGGHQGGRATTPRGGRQERNNKTTTTTTTTASVALADNGDVVVVKRRSVFEREHSAVSCDKAVDKAVDKAVDKANTNAANRRSGEFSSTFKNRLSTFELTEAASAAAPSRVTPDRDPHFKNKLATFHKVGEPTSVSAAPHMPPLPASTTATTATTATTAAAIEMEKPNFKAKLAAFRQVEEKASSAKVMPATKATKPAITAAKPLQLKPLSAKPAPFVRTLPSTVTGPPRPASPSPSPSPPPPALPLPLPLPLPLSLSPPPAQEQTNVEAAVIHPEPIYANSSVAMAGSSSMSSSSSCGHQPVESQSLYPSGRRGSLHRHFVAAGGQVADVESSSDCTEDEGIRSLSPHGGTPSPTPTLPTLPTPNGMQPLPPPLPLHPPVGYSPYNLQQQQQQRDMECQAEIAESSSSSSSCGSSVPPQMAWLPPAEVIRRENERTSGMEPAGIRQELRKRRSDFLGFDVNAMEEDAKELADAIPPPPDLKTLLRNSATDYRPSEFGLAEWQPPREEELARKEREIIETLEKEEQERTARSSRSSSLAASGGGLACTTAACTTAASPPTTGSNTK; encoded by the exons ATGCATCGAAGATTACGTCAAGTACTCGACGTCGGTTCTATCGAAACAGCAACAGGAAACGACGACCAGTTGCAGCCGAAAGATCGAAACGACCACATGGACCAAATCCAG GACGGAGGCGGAGGAGGTGATGGCGAAACGACAGGAGGCCACCAAGGCGGACGAGCCACGACCCCCCGAGGCGGACGACAGGAACGAAACAacaagacgacgacgacgacgacgacgaccgCGTCAG TTGCACTCGCAGATAACGGCGATGTAGTGGTGGTGAAACGACGGTCGGTGTTTGAACGAGAACATTCGGCCGTGTCGTGCGATAAGGCCGTCGATAAGGCCGTCGATAAGGCCGTCGATAAGGCCAACACGAACGCGGCTAATCGCAGGTCGGGCGAATTCTCGTCCACTTTCAAGAACCGACTGTCGACGTTCGAGTTGACGGAAGCGGCCAGCGCAGCGGCGCCGAGTCGCGTCACCCCCGATCGAGATCCGCATTTCAAGAACAAATTGGCCACGTTTCATAAGGTGGGCGAGCCAACAAGCGTCTCAGCTGCCCCTCACATGCCTCCACTACCGgcatcaacaacagcaacaacagcaacaacagcaacaacagctgCTGCAATCGAAATGGAGAAGCCCAATTTCAAAGCGAAATTGGCCGCCTTCCGGCAAGTGGAGGAGAAGGCGTCGTCGGCCAAAGTGATGCCGGCCACCAAGGCCACCAAACCGGCCATCACAGCGGCCAAGCCGCTCCAGTTGAAGCCGCTTTCGGCTAAACCAGCGCCGTTCGTCCGCACGCTTCCGTCGACGGTGACTGGCCCACCCCGGCCGGCATCGCCATCGCCATCGCCATCGCCTCCACCTCCTGCGCTTCCACTTCCACTTCCACTTCCACTTCCACTTTCGCTTTCACCTCCACCTGCACAAGAACAAACCAACGTCGAAGCTGCAGTGATCCATCCGGAACCGATTTACGCCAACTCGTCGGTGGCCATGGCCGGATCGTCGTCGATGTCGTCGTCCTCGTCTTGCGGACATCAGCCAGTCGAATCGCAATCGCTTTATCCGTCTGGCCGTCGCGGCAGTCTCCACCGACATTTCGTTGCGGCTGGTGGGCAAGTGGCCGACGTGGAATCGTCTTCCGACTGCACCGAAGACGAAGGCATCCGCTCTCTGTCGCCTCACGGTGGCACCCCGTCACCCACTCCAACGCTACCTACGCTACCTACGCCCAATGGCATGCagcccttgcctccccctctTCCGCTACATCCGCCTGTTGGATATTCTCCCTACAACttacagcagcagcagcagcaacg TGACATGGAATGCCAAGCTGAAATTGCggaatcttcttcttcttcttcttcgtgcGGCTCATCTGTGCCACCTCAAATGGCGTGGCTGCCTCCAGCGGAG gTGATTCGACGCGAAAATGAACGCACCAGTGGGATGGAACCGGCCGGAATTCGCCAAGAATTGCGCAAACGTCGCTCGGATTTCCTCGGCTTTGACGTCAACGCCATGGAAGAAG ATGCCAAAGAACTGGCGGACGCCATTCCCCCTCCGCCCGATTTGAAAACGCTTTTACGCAACTCGGCCACCGATTACAGGCCGTCTGAATTCGGGCTGGCCGAGTGGCAACCTCCGCGCGAAGAAGAGCTGGCCCGCAAGGAGCGAGAGATCATCGAGACGCTGGAAAAGGAGGAACAGGAACGGACGGCTCGATCGTCTCGATCGTCTTCGCTCGCTGCCAGCGGCGGCGGCCTGGCCTGCACAACAGCGGCCTGCACAACAGCAGCGTCGCCTCCGACAACGGGGTCGAATACGAAATGA
- the LOC123474568 gene encoding uncharacterized serine-rich protein C215.13-like translates to MPQLQSTSPSLSSSSSSVVSADATTATTTATQQQQQSQLSPPKPSRLSAAPKPKLHDGEAWMAKRKVASEGGGPAAGRKDTMKDVSRHWLIQEAEQRRIDAMQERQRNYSPLSSASSSLQLTPPVRPLQPPPPPTTQNHQQSNSLSSSSNSNANANANGLMAGISDGSHWMSRSSSSTSVDKMSDLRLLGANSKGMDHSFRSTSSLGSSPTPRPLYVNQEEILEYADFTGAPHTAPPVWQVRSLVSSGSMDQLQSIHHHVHGSAQLAPCRPAKSQSQTLPLSSSASCSAMQQFSGSAAQTQPSWRSTHPPETQKEPIAPLPHSVITTLTQRMTQRSNNNNNNVNYGDYMNVQEATMAQQLQQQQQQQQSAVGSTTRAGPQVPAHKPANYRHPSVVGPSHSAPVHSSSAAAAATAAVSSISVHQSQQQSNNDRMLSVSGKKKCSLCQEELGRGAAMIIESLRLFYHINCFRCCVCGIALGNGTAGTDVRVRNNNLHCHDCYSNDDGLKFSKV, encoded by the exons ATGCCGCAGTTGCAGTCGACGTCACCGTCGTTgtcgtcatcgtcgtcgtcgGTCGTCAGCG CTGACgccacaacagcaacaacaacagcaacacaacaacagcaacagtcGCAATTGTCTCCGCCTAAACCGAGCCGGTTGAGCGCCGCACCCAAACCCAAACTGCACGACGGCGAGGCGTGGATGGCCAAGCGCAAAGTGGCTTCCGAGGGAGGCGGGCCAGCAGCCGGACGTAAAGACACGATGAAGGACGTTTCCCGTCATTGGCTCATCCAGGAGGCGGAACAGAGGCGCATCGACGCCATGCAGGAGCGCCAACGCAACTATTCACCTCTGTCGTCGGCCTCTTCCTCGCTGCAATTGACTCCGCCCGTCCGTCCGCTTcagccgccgccgccgccaaCAACTCAAAACCACCAGCAATCGAATTCGCT cagcagcagcagcaacagcaacgcCAACGCCAACGCCAACGGTTTAATGGCGGGCATATCAGACGGCAGCCACTGGATGTCGCGCTCGTCGTCGTCGACGTCGGTCGACAAGATGTCCGACTTGCGCCTGCTGGGCGCCAACAGCAAAGGCATGGATCACTCGTTCCGTTCGACGTCCAGTCTCGGCTCGTCGCCTACGCCTCGTCCGCTCTACGTCAATCAGGAGGAGATTTTGGAGTACGCCGACTTCACCGGCGCGCCGCACACGGCGCCACCTGTGTGGCAGGTGCGTTCGCTCGTCTCCTCCGGCTCTATGGATCAGCTGCAGAGCATCCACCATCACGTTCACGGCAGTGCGCAGTTGGCGCCGTGCAGGCCGGCAAAGAGCCAATCGCAGACGCTGCCCCTGTCGTCGTCTGCTTCTTGCTCGGCCATGCAGCAGTTCAGCGGCAGTGCGGCTCAGACGCAACCCTCCTGGCGATCCACCCATCCGCCTGAAACGCAAAAGGAGCCCATCGCTCCACTACCCCATTCG GTGATAACGACGTTGACGCAAAGGATGACGCAGAGGagcaacaataacaacaacaatgtCAATTATGGCGACTACATGAACGTTCAGGAAGCGACGATGGCTCAACAGctacagcagcaacagcaacagcaacagtcGGCTGTCGGATCGACAACGCGGGCCGGACCGCAAGTACCCGCCCATAAGCCGGCCAATTACAGACACCCGTCCGTGGTGGGACCCAGTCATTCTGCTCCCGTTCATTCTTCttccgccgccgccgccgccaccgccgccgtcAGTAGCATCAGCGTCCACCAGTCGCAACAGCAGAGCAACAACGATCGCATGCTCAGCGTCAGCGGCAAGAAAAAGTGCTCCCTCTGTCAAGAAGAATTAG GTCGAGGTGCGGCCATGATCATCGAAAGTCTGCGTCTCTTTTATCACATCAACTGCTTTCGTTGCTGCGTCTGCGGCATCGCCCTGGGCAACGGCACGGCCGGCACCGACGTCCGAGTGCGCAACAACAATCTTCACTGTCACGACTGCTACTCCAACGATGACG GTCTCAAGTTCAGCAAAGTGTGA
- the LOC116926085 gene encoding methylthioribose-1-phosphate isomerase: MATLQAIKYNDGQLEILDQLLLPESCIFIPICNVEDAWAAIREMKVRGAPAIAIVGCLSLAVELRKLAAPETKEELCRFVKEKLDYLVTSRPTAVNTQLAAEACVKLCARLTDNTSVDTTAAKEDIIKHLEAMLADDVADNLAIGEHGARDITKKNATKDKLRILTHCNTGSLATAGYGTALGVIRSLHKANKLDQVYCTETRPYNQGSRLTAFELVYEKMPATLVCDSMAAAAMKQFKIDAVIVGADRVAANGDTANKIGTYQLAVLAKSHDVLFYVAAPFSSIDFQIPNGQSIPIEERPHSEMTHTGSIRTAAAGINCWNPGFDVTPAELITGGIITEKGVFKPDQLAPHQSN; the protein is encoded by the exons ATGGCAACACTTCAGGCTATCAAATACAATGACGGTCAATTAGAGATTCTCGACCAGCTGCTGCTACCGGAATCTTGTATTTTTATCCCAATTTGCAATGTAGAAGATGCTTGGGCAGCTATTCGTGAAATGAAG GTCCGCGGAGCCCCAGCCATTGCTATCGTAGGTTGCCTGAGTTTGGCTGTCGAATTGAGGAAATTGGCAGCACCAGAGACCAAGGAAGAACTCTGCCGttttgtgaaagaaaaactggACTACCTGGTAACTTCGAGACCAACTGCTGTAAACACGCAATTGGCTGCAGAGGCTTGCGTCAAGCTGTGTGCTCGGCTTACCGACAACACTTCAGTAGACACGACTGCAGCAAAAGAGGACATCATAAAACATTTGGAAGCCATGCTAGCCGATGATGTTGCAGATAACCTCGCCATAGGGGAGCACGGAGCTAGGGACATAACGAAGAAAAATGCGACCAAGGACAAGCTCAGAATCCTGACTCATTGCAACACAGGATCACTGGCAACAGCAGGTTACGGTACAGCGCTGGGGGTCATTCGCAGTCTTCACAAAGCCAACAAGTTGGACCAAGTCTACTGCACAGAGACCAGACCATACAATCAGGGTTCTCGCCTGACTGCCTTTGAATTAGTGTACGAAAAAATGCCTGCCACTCTCGTTTGCGATAGTATGGCCGCCGCAGCTATGAAGCAGTTCAAGATCGATGCCGTCATCGTCGGTGCCGACCGGGTGGCCGCCAACGGCGACACGGCAAATAAAATAGGAACGTATCAGCTGGCCGTGCTGGCCAAGAGCCACGACGTCCTCTTCTACGTGGCGGCACCATTTTCGTCGATAGATTTTCAAATTCCCAATGGCCAGTCGATTCCCATCGAAGAGCGTCCTCATTCTGAAATGACCCACACGGGTTCCATACGTACCGCCGCAGCTGGGATCAATTGCTGGAACCCCGGATTCGATGTCACTCCAGCCGAACTGATTACCGGTGGCATCATCACGGAGAAAGGAGTTTTCAAACCTGACCAACTTGCTCCTCATCAATCCAATTAA
- the LOC116926261 gene encoding LOW QUALITY PROTEIN: protein O-mannosyl-transferase TMTC2 (The sequence of the model RefSeq protein was modified relative to this genomic sequence to represent the inferred CDS: deleted 1 base in 1 codon) produces the protein MDLAVIICPLVAFLLYYDTLQAGFVYDDKRAILENADVTVASESSTMSALMVHDFWGTPLNASESHGSYRPLVTLSFRWTAHLVGVNHAYWYHWTNVLLHCVITAAVTIIAGGASTLFLQENKNKNELRHGNYVTGLLFAAHPIHCEAVAGLVGRADLLCTFFVLAGLVNYGRRASLTMTLVLTCAAFFSKEYGIMLTPICLLYDVVLVIHGHPRQSKRNNRMLFKRAILVLWSVALVAYRFWISGFQTPQFAKADNPTAASSSWTTRTLTFLYLPVFHFGLLLYPRWLSFDWSMDAIQPVTCINDIRNMATLIFYAILVTVVRKTVEQQSQNKTQKILVALAILITTIPFLPATNVFAYVGFVAAERILYLPSVGFCLLVGIGVQKLLVQQSNRTIICFSLLIVLLASGRRTIQRNNDWIDEEHLYRSGIEINPPKAYGNLGVVLQESGRLTEAEWNFKKALSYRPNMADIHHNLGNLFQQQGRYEESLQAYNLAILHRPQLAAAYSQKAKVLYKLKRWAEAERTLLACIQLTGHLQKDPNAHQSAKVSATILMADLLSQNASRVKEAEDWLLRARKLAPRNPLVYFQLGEFLSARKRHDEAAEVYIQAVQIEPDSIAWTVAAAHALHDARRIVEAEVYFRRAVALVPMDISHRINLGAVLHVQGKFHEAEQVYLNALHLSPNHPLTTANLRRLRNSWNTSHQSRSNNQSFT, from the exons ATGGACCTGGCCGTCATCATCTGTCCACTGGTGGCTTTCCTGCTCTACTACGACACGCTACAGGCCGGATTTGTATACGACGACAA ACGAGCCATTTTAGAAAACGCGGATGTTACCGTTGCTTCCGAGTCGTCCACCATGAGCGCTCTGATGGTGCATGACTTTTGGGGCACTCCGCTCAACGCTTCCGAATCGCACGGATCGTACCGCCCTTTGGTAACGCTATCATTTCGCTGGACCGCACATCTGGTCGGAGTAAATCATGCCTATTGGTACCATTGGACAAACGTCTTGCTTCACTGTGTGATTACTGCAGCGGTGACCATCATAGCCGGAGGAGCATCAACATTATTcctacaagaaaacaaaaacaaaaatgaattgcgACATGGCAACTACGTCACTGGTTTGTTGTTTGCAGCTCACCCGATCCATTGCGAAGCTGTGGCTGGATTGGTCGGACGGGCAGATTTGCTATGCACTTTCTTCGTCCTAGCCGGCCTTGTCAACTACGGTAGACGGGCTAGTTTAACGATGACGTTGGTTTTGACTTGTGCCGCTTTCTTCAGCAAAGAGTACGGCATCATGTTGACGCCCATCTGTCTCCTTTACGACGTCGTCCTCGTCATTCACGGCCATCCTCGACAATCTAAAAGAAACAATCGAATGTTGTTCAAACGGGCTATTCTTGTCCTGTGGTCTGTTGCCTTGGTCGCCTACCGCTTTTGGATATCCGGCTTCCAGACACCGCAATTTGCTAAGGCGGACAACCCAACAGCTGCATCGTCGTCATGGACAACTCGTACCCTCACATTTCTCTATTTACCA GTATTTCATTTTGGTCTGCTGCTGTATCCGCGATGGCTCAGTTTCGATTGGTCCATGGACGCCATCCAGCCCGTCACTTGCATCAATGACATCCGCAATATGGCTACGCTAATTTTCTACGCAATTCTCGTCACGGTCGTCCGTAAGACTGTCGAACAACaaagccaaaacaaaacacagaaGATCTTAGTAGCGTTGGCAATCCTCATTACGACAATTCCATTCCTTCCGGCTACCAACGTATTTGCATACGTCGGATTTGTTGCGGCCGAACGGATTCTCTATTTACCTTCGGTCGGTTTCTGTCTCCTCGTCGGAATCGGGGTGCAAAAATTACTGGTCCAGCAGTCGAATCGAACAATCATCTGCTTTTCGTTGCTGATTGTTTTATTGGCTTCGGGACGGCGAACGATCCAAAGGAACAACGACTGGATCGACGAGGAACACCTGTACCGATCCGGCATAGAAATCAATCCGCCTAAAG CGTATGGTAAT TTGGGCGTCGTTTTACAAGAATCTGGTCGACTGACTGAAGCCGAatggaatttcaaaaaagCTTTATCCTATCGGCCCAACATGGCAGACATACACCACAATCT TGGGAATCTGTTCCAGCAACAAGGTAGGTACGAAGAATCTCTACAAGCGTATAATCTGGCCATTCTTCATCGACCTCAATTGGCTG CGGCTTATTCCCAAAAAGCCAAAGTGCTCTACAAGTTAAAACGCTGGGCAGAAGCGGAAAGGACTTTATTGGCCTGCATCCAATTAACTGGACATTTGCAAAAAGACCCTAACGCTCACCAATCAGCCAAAGTATCTGCCACCATTTTGATGGCAGATCTTTTATCGCAAAAC GCATCTCGTGTAAAGGAAGCAGAAGATTGGTTACTACGAGCACGCAAACTAGCGCCACGAAACCCACTCGTCTACTTTCAATTGG GCGAATTCCTATCTGCCCGGAAGAGGCATGACGAAGCCGCAGAGGTGTACATCCAGGCCGTTCAAATCGAACCTGACAGCATTGCGTGGACCGTGGCTGCCGCTCACGCTCTACACGACGCCAGACGGATTGTTGAAGCCGAGGTTTACTTCCGTAGAGCCGTCGCTCTCGTTCCCATG GATATTTCTCACAGAATCAATTTAGGTGCTGTGCTGCACGTTCAAGGCAAATTCCATGAAGCTGAACAAGTTTACCTGAATGCACTTCACCTGTCACCCAATCATCCATTGACCACGGCTAATTTGCGACGCCTGCGCAATTCATGGAACACATCACACCAAAGCCGTAGCAATAATCAAAGTTTCACTTAA
- the LOC116926735 gene encoding prostaglandin reductase 1 has translation MAIRLYTFSANSRLVHSSSSGCICCSYLTFLPPSWYISSFTSNKMHRRVSLLVYDTCRWILPSTCHSVGFHSTTIKEAISAKKFVFTKRFQGLPQLDNFSLEKEELPELKPGDVLCEALYLSVDPYMRPYSLSWPLGTTMKGGQVSKVIESKNEKFPVGSLLVGYFGWRTHTVVNPDVRSKDFMEQITVLPNLGTLCPSVGLGAVGMPGNSAYFGFLEICKPKHGDVVVVSGAAGAVGSLVGQIAKIKGCHVIGFAGSDEKVKWLTDELGFDNAYNYKTCDWKSSLKEGAPNGVDCYFDNVGGQLSVAVRSHMNDFGRISVCGAISLYNDTVPTLVPCVEPAMVFKQLRMEGFLVHRWTHRFLEGMGQMSTWIQEGKIKIKETHTNGFENMPAAFIDMLKGGNFGKAIVKA, from the exons ATGGCGATAAGGTTGTATACTTTTTCTGCAAATAGTCGTCTTGTACACAGTTCGTCAAGTGGTTG caTTTGTTGCAgttatttaacttttttgCCGCCAAGTTGGTACATTTCTTCATTTACGTCTAATAAGATGCACCGACGTGTCAGCTTACTGGTTTACGACACGTGTCGGTGGATCCTGCCTTCAACATGCCATTCTG TTGGTTTCCATTCCACAACTATAAAGGAAGCCATCAGTGCAAAGAAATTTGTATTCACCAAAAGATTTCAGGGTTTGCCGCAGTTGGACAACTTCAGTTTGGAAAAGGAAGAATTACCTGAATTGAAACCTGGAG ATGTCCTCTGTGAAGCACTTTACCTCAGTGTGGATCCTTATATGAGACCTTATAGCCTTAGTTGGCCTCTTG GTACCACAATGAAAGGCGGGCAAGTATCAAA AGTTATAgaatcaaaaaatgaaaaattcccTGTTGGATCTCTTCTGGTTGGTTACTTTGGATGGAGAACTCATACAGTGGTTAATCCTGATGTTAGATCAAAGGATTTTATGGAGCAGATCACAGTTTTACCTAACTTGGGTACATTATGTCCTTCAGTTGGTTTAGGTGCAGTTGGAATGCCTGG GAATTCAGCATATTTTGGTTTTCTCGAAATTTGTAAACCTAAACATggtgatgttgttgttgtgagtGGAGCAGCAGGAGCAGTTGGAAGCTTAGTTGGACAAATAGCCAAAATAAAAg GTTGCCATGTCATTGGCTTTGCTGGATCAGATGAAAAAGTCAAATGGTTGACAGATGAACTGGGTTTTGATAATGCATACAACTACAAAACTTGTGACTGGAAAAGTTCTCTGAAAGAAGGTGCACCCAATGGTGTTGACTGCTATTTTGATAAC GTTGGAGGGCAATTAAGCGTCGCTGTTCGGAGCCACATGAACGATTTTGGGCGCATTTCCGTGTGCGGAGCTATTTCGTTGTATAATGACACCGTACCCACTCTTGTCCCTTGTGTTGAACCTGCCATGGTCTTTAAACAACTGAGGATGGAGGGTTTCCTTGTCCATCGTTGGACTCACCGTTTTCTGGAAGGGATGGGTCAGATGTCAACATGGATTCAAGAG GGCAAgataaaaatcaaagaaacCCATACCAATGGTTTTGAAAACATGCCTGCAGCCTTTATTGATATGCTTAAAGGAGGAAACTTTGGAAAAGCCATTGTCAAGGCTTAA
- the LOC116926738 gene encoding uncharacterized protein LOC116926738, with translation MHENCYFSWNGVGYYRLPVPCFWLFIACQHYLCQKFGLTTDIHTEVGADVLLRAIDDRSSFACGPKNLVAAQATPMGSPDPTPEITNSVEKDKGYFILDRTVERLHALHYFVDDRISKLLSMDQNLPFVKLVKGICPEMLVQEPVNGPKFQCHAIETNDCFCFSHKKATWYRAEAFCRQFGMTLAYPFQGNHKVSLWVRNKVNDPSAVAKTGDAYWTSAIDRFIPGQMIWMNTGSIPYTKLMRITTAQMKSNLV, from the exons ATGCATGAAAACTGTTATTTTAGCTGGAATGGTGTCGGCTACTATCGTTTACCAGTTCCTTGTTTTTGGTTGTTTATAGCCTGCCAACACTATCTCTGCCAAAAATTCGGTCTAACAACTGATATACACACGGAAGTTGGAGCCGACGTCCTATTGCGTGCAATAGATGACCGCAGTAGTTTCGCTTGCG GGCCCAAAAACCTGGTCGCCGCACAGGCAACACCTATGGGATCACCAGACCCAACACCAGAAATTACAAATTCCGTAGAAAAAGATAAAGGTTATTTCATTCTGGATCGAACAGTTGAACGTTTACATGCCCTTCATTATTTTGTCGACGACCGGAtttcaaaa TTGCTATCTATGGATCAAAATCTCCCCTTTGTCAAACTAGTGAAAG GTATTTGCCCCGAAATGCTGGTACAAGAACCCGTGAACGGACCAAAGTTCCAGTGCCATGCGATTGAAACAAACGATTGCTTTTGTTTCAGCCATAAAAAG GCTACTTGGTACAGAGCCGAGGCTTTTTGTCGCCAGTTTGGAATGACTTTGGCATATCCATTTCAAGGCAATCATAAAGTTTCCCTATGGGTCAGAAACAAAGTGAATGACCCATCAGCTGTTGCAAAAACAGGCGACGCGTACTGGACTAGCGCGATTGATCGTTTCATTCCCGGACAAATGATATGGATGAACACTGGCTCCATCCCCTATACCAAGCTGATGAGAATAACAACAGCGCAAATGAAATCGAATCTTGTCTGA